From the genome of Pseudomonas sp. FP453:
CCAAAGATTCATACAAAACCAAATGTGGGAGCGGGCTTGCCCGCGATGGCGGTTTGTCAGTCACAGGTGTATTGACTGATCGATCGCTATCGCGGGCAAGCCCGCTCCCACATTTGTTACCGGGTAAGGCTTACGACTGGGCGCGAGCCTGGTTACGCAGTGCCTTCACCTGATCGTGGTTGCGTTGGACGCCGTGGTACTGACGCTCAACCAGGTCACGAATGCCCAGCAGGTTGTGCTTGTTGATCTTCTCGATCGCTTCCTTGTAAGCCTTCAACGCGTGGTCTTCACCGCGCTCGGCTTCGTTCAGGACAGCCTCTTCATCTTTACCGGTGAGCATCGACTTCACGTCGACCCAGCCACGGTGCAGTGCGCCGGCAACGCTGCCGGAATCTTCCGGATCACCACCCAAGGCA
Proteins encoded in this window:
- a CDS encoding PA2169 family four-helix-bundle protein — its product is MTDINKESISVLNDLIETSIDGQKGFKECAEDIKHPELKALFAKRSADCATAAAELKTAVRALGGDPEDSGSVAGALHRGWVDVKSMLTGKDEEAVLNEAERGEDHALKAYKEAIEKINKHNLLGIRDLVERQYHGVQRNHDQVKALRNQARAQS